TTTGTGGTAGGTAAGGGAAATCCAGTTCTCCTGCTCAGTGGGATTAGTTCCTCCTTCGATGAATGCCATGCCATAGATGCCTACCTGTACAATACCCAGAGTGGCTGATGTGACCGGATCGGAGAAGTCACCACCAGGTGGGGACACGCTGTGAAGAGAAATTATTATAATTAAGACTTATTAATAATGCAAGCAAAGCAAAGACCCCAAACTATTAGGGAGTTACTCCACCCCATTCCATATAATGGAACTCCACAAGCTCCATAGCTGCAGAACCTCCTCCCAATAATGGTTGGTCATAAATGTGTAGTTATACAAAATTGGCTCTTCATCCCATGAAACTGCATATAGATTTCTTCTGTGCAAATGAGGGCAAATGTAAATGCTATTAGGCTATTGTTTTTCCAGGTAGAATGTTAttcaggaaaataccacattatggccaccaaATGGAGCTGTTGATCCTaggaaacaaatattttttttacaataattatcAGCTCTATCTAATGGCCAAAATGCAGTATTTTCTTGATTGAACCTATTCcacatgaatgaataaataacatTTGATAAAATAGCCTGGTAGCACATGATTTCCTCACATAGAATAAATGCACATGCAGCTTCATAGGACTAATAGCTCTACAACTGCTCTATAAATCGGCCCCATACTGTATACAACTAGCATTTCATTATCTAATTGGGCATTATGGACCTCCAATTCTAGAGATAGAGGTTTGCTTTAAAGCTCATTTCCTGCTTGTTAGGAAGGTCATTCTTGGGTAGCCTGGATCATGAAATTGACAAACATGGCCCCTGCTACACAGATTGGTCCACTCACGCTCCAACAATGCTGACACTGCCTTCTCTCTGAGGACTTCCCAAACACCGGACTCTTCCTGCCCGCTCATAGAAGGAGGCCAATCGGGCACCAAGGTACGCTGGGTAACCGCTATCTGTAACACAAATCATTTCACACATGAGAAGGAAGCCAAGTGGGTCATCTTATGCTGGCACTGGACATCTAATACAATGACTGTCACCCTACCGTCCCAGACACCCAACAAATGGCTGCCCCCTACTGTACCTGAGACCCAACCAAGGTCTGCCCCCTACTGTCCCCGACACTCAACAAATGGCTGCCCCCTACTGTCCCTGAGACCCAACCAAGGGCTGCCCCCTACCGTCCCCGATACCCAACAAATGGCTGCCCCCTACTGTACCTGAGACCCAACCAAGGGCTGCCCCCTACTGTCCCCGACACTCAACAAATGGCTGCCCCCTACTGTACCTGAGACCCAACCAAGGGCTGCCCCCTACTGTCCCCGACACCCAACAAATGGCTGCCCCCTACTGTACCTGAGACCGAACCAAGTGCTGCCCCCTACCGCCCCCGATACCCAACAAATGGCTGCCCCCTACTGTACCTGAGACCCAACCATGGGCTGCCCCCTACCGTCCCCGATACCCAACAAATGGCTGCCCCCTACTGTCCCTGAGACCCAACCAAGGGCTGCCCCCTACCGTCCCCGATACCCAACAAATGGCTGCCCCCTAATGTACCTGAGACCCAACCAAGGGCTGCCCCCTACTGTCCCCGACACTCAACAAATGGCTGCCCCCTACTGTACCTGAGACCCAACCAAGGGCTGCCCCCTACTGTCCCCGACACCCAACAAATGGCTGCCCCCTACTGTACCTGAGACCCAACCAAGTGCTGCCCCCTACCGCCCCCGATACCCAACAAATGGCTGCCCCCTACTGTACCTGAGACCCAACCAAGGGCTGCCCCCTACCGTCCCCGATACCCAACAAATGGCTGCCCCCTACTGTCCCTGAGACCCAACCAAGGGCTGCCCCCTACCGTCCCCGATACCCAACAAATGGCTGCCCCCTACTGTACCTGAGACCCAACCAAGGGCTGCCCCCTACCGTCCCCGATACCCAACAAATGGCTGCCCCCTACTGTACCTGAGACCCAACCAAGGGCTGCCCCCTACTGTCCCCGACACTCAACAAATGGCTGCCCCTTACCATCCCTGACACCCAACAAATGGCACCCTCTCTAACGCCCCTGACACCTAACAAATGGCTGCCCCCTACTGTCCCGATACTCAACAAATGGCTGCCCCCTACTGTCCCTGAGACCCAACCAATGGCTGCCCCTCTACTGTCCCTGACACCCAATAAATGGCTGTCCCTAACACCCAACAATTGGTGGCCTCCCTACCGTCCCCGACACCCAATAAGTGGCTGCCCCCTACTGTCCCTGAGACCCCAAAAAAAGGGCTGCCCCTACCATCCCCAACACTCAACAAATGGCTGCCCCTTACCATCCCTGACACCCAACAAATGGCACCCTCCCTACCGCCCCTGACACCTAACTAATGTCTGCCCCCTACTGTCCCTGAGACCCAACCAATGGCTGCCCCTCTACCATCCCTGACACCCAATAAATGGCTGTCCCTAACACCCAACAATTGGTGGCCTCCCTACCGCCCCGACACCCAATAAATGGCTGCCCCCTACTGTCCCTGACACCCAACCAAGGGCTGCCCCCTACTGTCCCAATACTCAACAAATAGCTGCCCCCTACTGTCCCTGAGGCCCAACAAATGGTTGCCCCCCTACCGTCCCCGACACCCAACAAATGGTTGCCCCCTACTGTCCCTGAGGCCCAACCAATGGCTGCCCCCCTACCGTCCCCAACACCCAATAAATGGCTGCCCTCCTACTGTCCCTCACACCCAACAAATGGCTGCCCCCTATCATCCCTGACCCCAAACTCATGGCTGGCCCCTACCATCCCTGAGACACAACCAATGGCTGCCCCCCTACTGTGCCGCACACCCAACAAATTGCTGCCACCCTACTGTCCCTGGCATTCAACAAATGGCTGCCCCCTATCATCCCTGACACCCAACAAATGGCTCCCCCTACCGTCCCTGAGACACAACCAACTATTGTAGTAATTTTGTCCAATTTCCTTCACTATTACAGATAGAAAACTCATGGAATGGAGTAAGATGAATGACTCTTACCAGCTGGCATTTCTGCCAAACGACCAGAGATTTCTCTCAGCGCCTCAGCCCATCGGGAAGTGGAGTCCGCCATCATACTGACGTTGTAACCCATATCTCGAAAATATTCAGACAAGGTGATTCCTTTTTGAGAAGAGAACATTCTTCAGTCTCATTTATTATATTTAGGGTCAAGGTTCAAGCTGAGATGGGGGGGCATCGGCTTATTATCAATAGTCCATCTAGCTGGCTCATGACACAAAGCTTAGATAATGTTGAGTATGACACCAGACACTGCAAATAGTTTGATTTGGGCCAAAAGTAGCCTCACTCATGTTTAAGAATGGTAAATGGGGTAACTAGAGGGGCATCTATACAACGACTACCACTGCACACACTTATCTAACAAGACATAGAGAAGACCAATGGAATGAATATTTACtaatgtacatacatatatatcagACATTGGCAAACCTGTGTAGATTGAAGCCTCTCTAGCTGCCACCGGCATGTTGGATGTGTTTGCCACCAGAGTTGTCCTTTTCATGATTGTCTCAGTTTTCCCATTAACCTCCATGGTAAGCTGATTAATAATGAATTCTTGGAATGAGTACACAATATCAGCCAAAGGGATTTATGGTGAGTTGTCTGAGATATGTCTTACCTCTGGGAAGTCTCTCAGCACCTCTGACATCTCGTTACCTCTCTCTCCACAGCCCACGTATACAATGATATCACTATTGGAGAACTTGGACAAAGCCTGAGAGATCACAGTCTTCCCACAGCCGAAGGCACCAGGGATTGCTGTGGTTCCACCTTGGACACATCTGTGAAAGAAAACATGTACATCTGTTGGGATACATAATCTCTCCATTGGTCTTCAAGGTCAAACATTGAGCAGTGTCTATTGGAAGATTGGCCTGCTGAGATGGAAAAGTTCTACAAAGGCCGGATCACAACCTGTATGGAGCTTTACACTCTAAGGCTGATTGTCCATTAAACCATCAATGGTGGGAATTATACCAAACCTCCCATATCTGTGGTATTGTTGCCAACAATGGGAGTCTCTAGACATCTGATCAGTCTGGACATGAACCCAGCCGTATCGGTTGTCTTATGTAAGTTCTATGCTCTCATAATCAGATCAAAAAGTGCCCTTGCAAATTTACAAATGAAGACCAAGTCTGCATCTGATTGGAGGCTTTGGGGGTTTGTGGACCTATGGCCAAAGAGAAATGAGGCTTAGTAAGCCTTGAAATCCAGCAGGTGACATTACGGGAAAAGGGCATCCAAGACTCTTTGTCCAGTCAGCAGTGGGTAGTTGGCTGGGAGCTTCTCAGCGGTTGGTCGAATCTGCCGCACTGGCCACACCTGTACCATGGTCAGCTTTTCTTTGATGCCTTCGAAGTCCAATTCTAGAACCACATCCTAGAGAAGACAAAGTaatattgggataaaatcttaggaaccaAAAACACGGAGGAAAAATGGgagtgctttaagagcatattacatAAGAGCATTAGCCAATCCATCCCAATGGGAAATACATTTCAAAGAGCGAATgaaagtcctgggtggcttaactccaatggcggcaggtcggcacaatCCCGCAAACCGTCGTAGCTGTCTACATCGGTCCCTCTAAGCGGGATAGCAAGCGAGCACTGCATCGGGGGGGTGCTGATGCTCGTGACCGGCGGTCGTGATGACTGGCGGGcacgagaggaagaacagggacgtgtgtgtgtaaaaggAAAGGCAGATTGTGAGCTCTTAATAGCTAGAAATCACATTTGTCATtacctctaggtcagtcccatccGCCTAGAACACaaattagggaacacagttacccacttgatcgccccctagtgttaacaatCTATGTAAAAAACGAAATTAAGCTGCCTGCTTCCAAATATAAATGAAATTCTCCTTTGACCTCCAACGTGGAGGATTCTCATGTGCAAGGACTTGGCAGAGGGAAGGGTAGAGCAtcacctagagcagtgatggtgaacctcggcaccccagatgttttggaactacatttcccatgatgtttcactacactgcagagtgcataagcatcatgggaaatgtagttcaaaaacatctggggtgccgaggttcgccatcactgacctagaggTAGAGGGCAGTATAAAGTAAACTCACTGAGATGTCGTAGTTCCCGGGGGGAGCGACGTAGGTGACAGTTCCACGGCTACGGGGGGGCACCATGATTTTGTGTTTGATGAGAGAATTCTCCTGGACACTCCCGTAGATGTCCCCTCCAGTCACATGACTACCTGCCTGGGGAAGAAGAATCATTTACAGGTCATATTCACTCTCACACAGCCCATCTATCCATTCCTCAAACATTTACAGACATAAGATGGATCCCAACCCTGTCTTCATGATTTCACAAAGTACTAAGAGACAGCCCTGACCAGCAATCTATGGAGAACTAAGAGACAGCCCTGACCAACAATCTATGGAGAACTAAGAGACAGCCCTGACCAACAATCTATGGAGTACTAAGAGACAGCCCTGGCTAGCAATCTATGGAGTACTAAGAGACAGCCCTGACCAACAATCTATGGAGAACTAAGAGACAGCCCTGACCAACAATCTATGGAGAACTAAGAGACAGCCCTGACCAACAATCTATGGAGAACTAAGAGACAGCCCTGGCCAGCAATCTATGGAGAACCAAGAGACAGCCCTGACCAACAATCTATGGAGAACTAAGAGACAGCCCTGGCCAGCAATCTATGGAGTACTAAGAGACAGCCATGGCCAGCAATCTATAGAGGACTAGGGCACAGCCCTGGCCAGCAATCTATGGAGTACAAAGAGACAGCCCTGGCCAGCAATCTATGGAGAACTAAGAGACAGCCCTGACCAGAAATCTATGGAGAACTAAGAGACAGCCCTGACCAGAAATCAATGGAGAACTAAGAGACAGCCCTGGCCAACAATCTATGGAGAACTAAGAGACAGCCCTGACCAACAATCTATGGAGAACTAAGAGACAGCCCTGGCCAGCAATCTATGGAGAACTAAGAGACAGCCCTGACCAACAATCTATGGAGAACTAAGAGACAGCCCTGGCCAGCAATCTATGGAGTACTAAGAGACAGCCATGGCCAGCAATCTATAGAGGACTAAGGCACAGCCCTGGCCAGCAATCTATGGAGTACTAAGAGACAGCCCTGGCCAGCAATCTATGGAGAACTAAGAGACAGCCCTGGCCAGCAATCTATGGAGAACTAAAAGACAGCCCTGGCCAGCAATCTATGGAGACTAAGAGACAGCCCTGGCCAACAATCTATGGAGTACTAAGAGACAGCCCTGGTCAGCAATCTATGGAGAACTAAGAGACAGCCCTGGCCAGCAATCTATGGAGACTAAGAGACAGCCCTGGCCAGCAATCTATGGAGACTAAGAGACAGCCCTGGCCAACAATCTATGGAGTACTAAGAGACAGCCCTGGCCAGCAATCTATGGAGAACTAAGAGACAGCCCTGGCCAGCAATCTATGGAGAACTAAGAGACAGCCCTGGCCAGCAATCTATGGAGTACTAAGAGACAGCCCTGGTCAGCAATCTATTGAGAACTAAGAGACAGCCCTGGCCAACAATCTATGGAGTACTAAGAGACAGCCCTGGTCAGCAATCTATTGAGAACTAAGAGACAGCCCTGGCCAACAATCTATGTAAGCCCCACCCACTCTTTGTACTTACCCTGATGTTTTTGTCTGGAATAAATTCCCACTTGATATCTCTGGACAGAGCGGTCACATTAATACCCCGAGGGATGTAAATACTTTTTGTCATGTCTGAAATATCTTTTAAAGGACGTTGGATCCCATCAAAGATATTTCCCATAATGCCCGGGCCCAACTCTACCGAGAGGGGCTTCCCAGTCCGCAGCACCGGATCTCCCACCGACACGCCAGCTGGGCGGCATTCACTAAGGAAAGAGAAACGTCTGCACAATCCCACTCCATAGACTATGTATTGCTATGTATCACTATGTATCACTATGTATTGCTATGTATCACTATGTATCACTATGTATCACTATGTGTTACTATGTATTGCTATGTATCACTATGTATCACTATGTATCACTATGTATCACTATGTATCACTATGTATTGCTATGTATCACTATGTATCACTATGTATTGCTATGTATCACTATGTATCACTATGTATTGCTATGTATCACTATGTATTACTATGTATTACTATGTATCACTATGTGTTACTATGTATTACTATGTATCACTATGTATCACTATGTATCACTATGTATCACTATGTGTTACTATGTATTACTATGTATCACTATGTATCACTATGTATCACTATGTATTACTATGTATCACTATGTATCACTATGTATCACTATGTATCACTATGTATTGCTATGTATCACTATGTATCACTATGTATCACTATGTATTGCTATGTATCACTATGTATCACTATGTATCACTATGTATTGCTATGTATCACTATGTATCACTATGTATCACTATGTATCACTATGTATCACTATGTATTGCTATGTATCACTATGTATCACTATGTATCACTATGTATTGCTATGTATCACTATGTATCACTATGTATCACTATGTATTGCTATGTATCACTATGTATCACTATGTATCACTATGTATTGCTATGTATCACTATGTATCACTATGTATCACTATGTATTGCTATGTATCACTATGTATCGCTATGTATTGCTATGTATCACTATGTATCACTATGTATCACTATGTGTTACTATGTATCACTATGTATCACTATGTATCACTATGTGTCACTATGTGTCACTATGTATCACTATGTATCACTATGTATCACTATGTATTGCTATGTATCACTATGTATCACTATGTATCACTATGTATCACTATGTATTGCTATGTATCACTATGTATCACTATGTATCACTATGTATCACTATGTATTGCTATGTATCACTATGTATCACTATGTATTGCTATGTATCACTATGTGTTACTATGTATTACTATGTTATGTGTTACTATgtatttctagattgtaagctctaacgagcagggccctctgatccctcctgtattgatttgtattgtgactgtactgtcttccctgatgtaaagcgctgcgcaaactgttggcgctatataaatcctgtttaataataataataataataatcactatGTGTTCCTATGTGTTACTATGTATCACTATGTGTTACTATGTATCACTATGTGTTCCTATGTGTCACTATGtatcactatgggggttatttacaaaaggcaaatccactttgccctacaagtgcacttggaagttcagtcgctgtagatctgaggaggacatgcaaggaaaagaaaaaacagcattttagcttgcacattattgtataataaaatcagcagagcttcccctcatttcagatctacctctcagatttacagtgactgaacttccaagtgcacttgtagggcaaagtggatttgcctttcgtaaataaccccctatgtgttacTATGTTACACCCCTAGATGGTGACATTGGCGTGATATGTGTACAGAGAGACGCCCCTAGATGGTGACATTGGCGTGATATGTGTACAGAGAGACACCCCTAGATGGTGACATTGGCGTGATATGTGTACAGAGAGACACCCCTAGATGGTGAAATTGGGGTGATATATGTACCGAGAGACACCCCTAGATGGTGAAATTGTGGTGATATATGTACCGAGAGACACCCCTAGATGGTGATATATGTACCGAGAGACACCCCTAGATGGTGACATTGGGGTGATATATGTACAGAGAGACCCCCCTAGATGGTGATATTGGGGTGATATATGTACAGTAAGACACCCCTAGATGGTGAAATTGGGGTGATATATGTACAAGGAGACACCCCTAGATGGTGATATATGTACCGAGAGACACCCCTAGATGGTAAAATTGGGGTGATATATGTACAGGGAAACACCCCTAGATGGTGATATATGTACAGGGAGACACCCCTAGATGATGAAATTGGGGTGATATATGTACAGGGAGACACCCCTAGATGGT
This window of the Rana temporaria chromosome 13, aRanTem1.1, whole genome shotgun sequence genome carries:
- the LOC120920858 gene encoding V-type proton ATPase catalytic subunit A-like; this translates as MRLPKYRHRGSTKMDFSKLPRISDEEEESMLGFVHGVSGPVVTAAQMSGAAMYELVRVGHSELVGEIIRLEGDLATIQVYEETSGVSVGDPVLRTGKPLSVELGPGIMGNIFDGIQRPLKDISDMTKSIYIPRGINVTALSRDIKWEFIPDKNIRAGSHVTGGDIYGSVQENSLIKHKIMVPPRSRGTVTYVAPPGNYDISDVVLELDFEGIKEKLTMVQVWPVRQIRPTAEKLPANYPLLTGQRVLDALFPCVQGGTTAIPGAFGCGKTVISQALSKFSNSDIIVYVGCGERGNEMSEVLRDFPELTMEVNGKTETIMKRTTLVANTSNMPVAAREASIYTGITLSEYFRDMGYNVSMMADSTSRWAEALREISGRLAEMPADSGYPAYLGARLASFYERAGRVRCLGSPQREGSVSIVGAVSPPGGDFSDPVTSATLGIVQVFWGLDKKLAQRKHFPSVNWLISYSKYMRALDEYYEKDFAELVPLRTKAKEILQEEEDLAEIVQLVGKASLAEADKITLEVAKLIKDDFLQQNGYSAYDRFCPFYKTVGMLQNMIAFYDMARHAVEATAQAENKITWSIIREQLGDIMYKLSAMKFKDPLKDGEAKIKADYAQLNEEMQTAFRSLED